A single Thermus thermamylovorans DNA region contains:
- a CDS encoding TAXI family TRAP transporter solute-binding subunit: protein MRSADLGVQSARGVRMFVIPSVYYTRADVSEDLVYHLVKWLDENHALYREKHAMARFQTLESLRFVVENMAVPLHPGTVRYLREKGLWTQEMERRQQATVRLVDQYTTLYERAVELARARRVSTDPASEAWQRFWRDFLAQNRVPRFSEAWRP, encoded by the coding sequence ATGCGCTCCGCCGATCTCGGCGTCCAATCCGCGAGGGGCGTGCGCATGTTCGTCATCCCGAGCGTCTACTACACCCGGGCGGACGTGAGCGAAGATTTGGTCTACCACCTGGTGAAGTGGCTGGATGAGAACCACGCCCTCTACCGGGAGAAGCACGCCATGGCCCGCTTCCAGACCCTGGAAAGCCTGCGCTTCGTTGTGGAGAACATGGCTGTTCCCCTGCATCCAGGCACGGTGCGCTACCTGAGGGAAAAAGGCCTCTGGACACAAGAGATGGAACGTAGGCAACAGGCAACAGTGCGCCTGGTGGACCAGTACACCACCCTCTACGAACGTGCGGTGGAGCTGGCCCGGGCCCGTCGTGTCTCCACAGACCCCGCCAGCGAAGCCTGGCAGCGGTTCTGGCGCGACTTCCTTGCGCAAAACCGCGTGCCCCGCTTCTCGGAAGCTTGGCGGCCCTAG
- a CDS encoding TRAP transporter permease: MLLSAALGLGLVLYYLFGTPLTGRALLDFSYYWLLVALFLPLTFLLFPGQGGEARPRGYDYALGLGTLGAGALLAWHGPSMVLRPWTNPEAPWQVGLALFLLLAVLEGGRRVGGLGFSLVALLLAAYPLVAPYMPGLLWGPPLPWTEVLGYAIYSTQGLLGLPMRTVGELLVGFLILAAFLVATGAGEVFLKVASALFGWTRGGAAKVSVVASGFFGSLSGSILSNVASTGSLTIPAMIRSGFGRAYAAGVEACASTGGVLMPPVMGAVAFVMASLLGIPYGQVVAAAVIPSFLYYLSLFAHVDLYAAKHGLRGLPRAELPPLARSLREGLPFLLVLGFLVFALLYLRLERLAPFYALAALLPLLLLQGKLSWANLHRGLVASASLVSQTLALILPVGLILAGLVGTGVAPALTGALVQMGQANLFLVLLVGVAIAFLLGMAGVMVAAYILLAVTLAPALVRLGEFVPLAVHLFIAYWSMLSAITPPVAVAAFLAARLAGAHPMAAGLEAVKLGLAIYFLPFFFLFEPALILHGDAVSVLYHIPLAALGILLLVGGLEGQLWGLGPLPLWTRPLYVVGGILLAVPETLTSLLAAPALLAASLWLWSRRRATTRKKAPLGGSSENKR; encoded by the coding sequence GTGCTTCTCAGCGCCGCTCTGGGCCTGGGTCTCGTCCTCTATTACCTCTTCGGCACCCCCCTCACCGGCAGAGCGCTTCTGGACTTCAGCTATTACTGGCTCCTCGTAGCCCTCTTCCTCCCCCTTACCTTCCTCCTCTTCCCCGGGCAGGGAGGTGAGGCCCGTCCCCGGGGGTATGACTACGCTCTGGGCCTGGGCACCCTAGGGGCAGGAGCCTTGCTGGCCTGGCACGGCCCCTCCATGGTCCTAAGGCCCTGGACCAACCCGGAAGCTCCTTGGCAAGTGGGCCTGGCCCTTTTCCTCCTTCTGGCCGTCCTGGAGGGAGGCCGGCGGGTAGGGGGGCTTGGCTTCAGCCTGGTGGCCCTCCTGCTGGCGGCTTACCCCCTGGTGGCCCCCTACATGCCCGGCCTCCTCTGGGGCCCCCCTCTTCCCTGGACCGAGGTTCTGGGCTACGCCATCTACTCCACCCAGGGGCTTCTGGGCCTGCCCATGCGCACCGTGGGGGAACTCCTGGTAGGCTTTCTTATCCTGGCAGCTTTCCTGGTGGCCACGGGCGCAGGGGAGGTCTTCCTAAAGGTGGCCTCCGCCCTCTTCGGTTGGACCCGGGGCGGGGCGGCCAAGGTCAGCGTGGTGGCCAGCGGCTTCTTCGGCAGCCTAAGCGGCAGCATCCTCTCCAACGTGGCCAGCACCGGGAGCCTCACCATCCCCGCCATGATCCGTTCCGGTTTCGGCCGGGCCTATGCCGCCGGGGTGGAGGCCTGCGCCTCCACGGGGGGCGTGCTCATGCCCCCGGTGATGGGGGCCGTGGCCTTCGTGATGGCAAGCCTTTTGGGCATCCCCTACGGCCAGGTGGTGGCAGCCGCAGTCATCCCCTCCTTCCTCTACTACCTTTCCCTTTTCGCCCACGTAGACCTGTACGCGGCCAAACATGGCCTCCGAGGGCTTCCCCGCGCGGAGCTTCCTCCTTTGGCAAGGAGCCTGAGAGAAGGGCTCCCCTTCCTCCTGGTCCTGGGTTTCCTGGTGTTCGCCCTGCTTTACCTAAGGTTGGAGCGCCTGGCTCCCTTCTACGCCTTGGCTGCCCTGCTTCCCCTCCTTCTCCTTCAAGGCAAGCTTTCCTGGGCAAACCTCCACCGGGGACTGGTGGCCTCCGCCTCCCTCGTCAGCCAGACCCTGGCTCTGATCCTGCCCGTGGGCCTCATCCTGGCAGGGCTCGTGGGTACCGGCGTGGCGCCTGCGCTAACAGGTGCCTTAGTGCAAATGGGGCAGGCCAACCTCTTCCTCGTCCTCCTGGTGGGGGTCGCCATCGCCTTTCTCCTGGGCATGGCCGGGGTCATGGTGGCGGCCTACATCCTGCTGGCGGTAACCCTGGCCCCGGCCCTGGTGCGCCTGGGCGAGTTCGTCCCCTTAGCGGTTCACCTCTTCATCGCCTACTGGTCCATGCTTTCCGCCATCACCCCCCCGGTGGCGGTGGCCGCTTTCCTGGCCGCCCGCTTGGCCGGAGCCCATCCCATGGCGGCGGGCCTCGAGGCGGTTAAGCTAGGGCTCGCCATCTACTTCCTCCCCTTCTTCTTCCTGTTTGAACCTGCCCTGATCCTTCACGGGGATGCGGTCTCCGTCCTGTACCACATCCCCCTGGCAGCCCTGGGGATTCTGCTCCTGGTAGGGGGCCTCGAGGGGCAGCTTTGGGGCCTGGGTCCCCTTCCCCTTTGGACCCGCCCCCTGTACGTTGTGGGAGGCATCCTCCTTGCGGTTCCCGAAACCCTCACCAGCCTCCTCGCCGCACCCGCCTTGCTGGCGGCCAGCCTCTGGCTTTGGTCCAGGCGCCGGGCAACAACCCGCAAGAAGGCTCCCCTCGGAGGGAGCAGTGAGAACAAGAGGTGA
- a CDS encoding thiamine pyrophosphate-binding protein — MKARESAHRWLQEREISFVFGNPGSTELPFLLGLEKASRYVLALHEGVAVAMAEGYAQASGQVAFVNLHAAPGLGNAIGALYSALKNRSPLLVTVGHQDRRHLFREPLLSGPLLEMARSVSKAVWEVHRGEDLPEALERAYHLALTPPRGPVVAVLPMDLWEEEAAPPRLKTLLPPGAPQGLEALASALSRAENPALILGGGSQAPAARKAALRLVEALPAVVFSDPIGPRHPFPTSHPLYRGVLPPVAAQLRNQLAPHDLVLVVGAPCFLLYPYTPGPPIPEGSHVVLLTDDPAEAARAEAHEVYLGDVAEGLRLLAGAVRPSGRPWPSRPPSPPSPPAPLPSGPRGLNPLYVVERLAQALTGRFVVDEAISLSPPFRKALKVEEGRYLHSASGGLGFAPAAAVGAALAGEAVAAVVGDGAFLFAPQALYTAKVHGLDVAFIVLNNAGYGILKGFAEALYPGQGERVPGLSLSGVDFLLLAQAFGVQGWRADTPEALEEGLAYMGQGPFLLEIRLDPTPHRIF; from the coding sequence ATGAAGGCCAGGGAGAGCGCCCACAGGTGGCTTCAGGAAAGGGAGATTTCCTTCGTCTTCGGCAACCCCGGCTCCACCGAGCTGCCTTTCCTCCTCGGACTGGAAAAGGCCAGCCGGTACGTTCTGGCGCTCCACGAGGGGGTGGCGGTGGCCATGGCGGAAGGGTACGCTCAGGCTAGCGGGCAGGTGGCCTTCGTTAACCTGCACGCAGCCCCGGGCCTGGGCAACGCCATTGGAGCCTTGTACAGTGCCTTGAAAAACCGCTCCCCCCTGCTGGTCACCGTGGGCCACCAGGACCGCCGGCACCTCTTCCGGGAACCCCTTCTCTCCGGACCGCTTTTGGAAATGGCCCGGTCCGTTTCCAAGGCCGTTTGGGAAGTGCACCGGGGCGAAGACCTGCCGGAAGCCCTGGAGAGGGCCTACCACCTGGCCCTGACCCCCCCGCGGGGACCCGTGGTGGCGGTGCTCCCCATGGACCTCTGGGAGGAAGAAGCAGCCCCGCCCCGACTCAAAACCCTCCTACCCCCCGGCGCCCCCCAAGGGCTCGAGGCCCTCGCCAGCGCCCTCTCCCGCGCGGAAAACCCCGCCCTGATCCTGGGCGGGGGATCCCAAGCTCCCGCAGCCCGTAAGGCAGCGCTGCGGCTGGTGGAAGCCCTCCCGGCAGTGGTCTTTTCCGACCCTATAGGCCCCCGGCATCCCTTTCCCACAAGCCACCCCCTCTACCGCGGGGTTTTGCCCCCCGTGGCCGCCCAACTGCGGAACCAGCTTGCCCCCCACGACCTGGTCCTGGTAGTCGGCGCACCCTGCTTCCTCCTCTATCCCTACACCCCGGGTCCCCCGATCCCCGAGGGAAGCCATGTAGTCCTTCTGACGGACGACCCGGCCGAAGCCGCCCGGGCAGAGGCCCATGAGGTCTACCTGGGGGATGTGGCCGAAGGGCTGCGCTTGCTGGCGGGAGCGGTAAGGCCCTCGGGGCGCCCCTGGCCCTCGAGGCCTCCTTCACCTCCCTCCCCACCTGCCCCTCTGCCCTCTGGCCCCAGGGGCTTAAACCCCTTGTATGTCGTGGAGCGCTTAGCTCAGGCCCTAACAGGGCGGTTCGTGGTGGACGAAGCGATATCCCTAAGCCCACCCTTTCGCAAAGCCCTTAAGGTGGAGGAGGGCCGTTACCTGCATAGCGCCAGCGGAGGGCTGGGGTTTGCCCCGGCGGCAGCGGTGGGTGCCGCCCTGGCGGGGGAGGCTGTAGCGGCGGTGGTGGGAGACGGGGCATTCCTGTTTGCGCCGCAAGCCCTTTACACCGCCAAGGTCCACGGGTTGGACGTGGCCTTTATCGTCCTCAACAACGCAGGCTACGGAATCCTGAAGGGGTTCGCTGAAGCCCTCTACCCTGGTCAGGGGGAAAGGGTGCCGGGCCTCTCCTTAAGCGGGGTGGACTTCCTGCTCTTGGCCCAGGCCTTCGGCGTGCAAGGGTGGAGGGCGGACACCCCGGAGGCCCTCGAGGAAGGCCTCGCCTACATGGGCCAAGGGCCGTTCCTCTTAGAGATACGCCTGGATCCCACGCCCCACCGGATCTTCTGA
- a CDS encoding TetR/AcrR family transcriptional regulator has protein sequence MVTTTKDRILEEAAKLFTEKGYEATSVQDLAEALGLSKAALYHHFRSKEEILYEVSLLALRGLVEAGERALKEPDPKRALLAFMQGHARFFEENYPFFVTMLQGIKSLSPERRAQTVALRDRHEDNLRRILRWGMEQGAFRKVDVALTGRAILSMLNWMIRWFRPGGPMRAGEVAGFYCDLILRGLEDGDS, from the coding sequence ATGGTGACCACCACGAAAGACCGCATCCTGGAGGAAGCCGCAAAGCTCTTCACGGAAAAGGGCTACGAGGCTACCAGCGTCCAGGACCTGGCCGAGGCCTTGGGGCTTTCCAAGGCCGCCCTCTACCACCACTTTCGCAGCAAGGAGGAGATCCTCTACGAGGTGAGCCTCCTGGCCCTACGGGGCCTGGTGGAAGCCGGGGAAAGGGCCCTGAAGGAGCCCGACCCCAAAAGGGCCCTCCTCGCCTTCATGCAGGGCCATGCCCGCTTCTTCGAGGAGAACTACCCCTTCTTCGTAACCATGCTGCAGGGCATCAAAAGCCTCTCCCCCGAGCGGCGGGCCCAGACGGTGGCGCTCCGCGACCGGCACGAGGACAACCTGCGCCGGATCCTGCGCTGGGGGATGGAGCAGGGGGCCTTCCGCAAGGTGGATGTAGCCCTCACCGGGCGGGCCATCCTCTCCATGCTCAACTGGATGATCCGCTGGTTCCGCCCCGGAGGCCCCATGCGGGCGGGGGAGGTGGCGGGGTTCTACTGCGACCTGATCCTAAGGGGGCTCGAAGATGGCGATTCCTGA
- a CDS encoding acyl-CoA dehydrogenase family protein — translation MAIPEHKEIRELARRFLEEARPVLAAHEEKEAFPWPLAQKMGDLGFLGVFAPEELGGAGLDFWAYVALLEELGGYASLRSILSVQQSLVLTPLLTFGTEGQKRRYVPRLARGEILGAYALTEPEAGSDAGSLRTRAYRNGDHYVLEGQKTFISHANVAEVFLVFAKTDPERGNRGITAFLVEREDGVRTTPLKGKLGLRAADTGMVFLEGVRVPRDRVLGGEGEGFKVALATLDTGRVSLAAGAVGLMQRALGLSLRYAQERRQFGRPIAAFQLVQAHLAEMKLDLEASRLLTYQAVAKKLQGERYTLEASMAKLFASEAANRVAYRAVQIHGGYGFFEEYEVARLYRDARILTLYEGTSEIQKLVIGAHLTGIRAFGGHGEA, via the coding sequence ATGGCGATTCCTGAACACAAGGAGATCCGCGAGCTGGCGAGGCGCTTCCTGGAAGAAGCCCGCCCAGTCCTCGCCGCCCACGAGGAAAAGGAAGCTTTCCCCTGGCCCCTGGCCCAGAAGATGGGGGACCTGGGCTTCCTGGGGGTCTTTGCCCCGGAGGAGCTGGGCGGGGCGGGGCTGGACTTCTGGGCCTACGTCGCCCTCTTGGAGGAGCTCGGGGGCTATGCCTCCTTGCGCTCCATCCTCTCCGTGCAACAAAGCCTGGTCCTCACGCCTCTCCTTACCTTCGGGACCGAGGGGCAAAAGCGCCGCTACGTCCCCCGCCTGGCCCGGGGGGAGATCCTAGGGGCCTACGCCCTCACCGAGCCCGAGGCGGGCTCCGATGCGGGAAGCCTGCGCACGCGGGCCTACCGGAACGGGGATCACTACGTGCTGGAGGGGCAGAAGACCTTCATCTCCCACGCCAACGTAGCCGAGGTCTTCCTCGTCTTCGCCAAGACCGATCCCGAAAGGGGGAACCGGGGCATCACCGCCTTCTTGGTGGAGCGGGAAGACGGGGTACGGACCACGCCCCTGAAGGGCAAACTGGGGTTAAGGGCGGCAGACACGGGGATGGTCTTCCTGGAGGGGGTGCGCGTTCCCCGGGACCGGGTCCTGGGAGGGGAGGGTGAGGGCTTTAAGGTCGCCCTGGCGACCTTGGACACCGGCCGGGTCTCCCTGGCGGCGGGAGCGGTGGGGCTCATGCAAAGGGCTTTGGGCCTTTCCCTGCGTTATGCCCAGGAAAGGCGCCAGTTTGGCCGCCCCATCGCCGCTTTCCAGCTGGTCCAGGCTCACCTGGCGGAGATGAAGCTGGACCTCGAGGCCAGCCGCCTCCTCACCTACCAGGCGGTGGCCAAAAAGCTCCAAGGGGAAAGGTACACCCTGGAGGCCAGCATGGCCAAGCTCTTCGCCTCCGAGGCCGCCAACCGGGTGGCCTACCGGGCGGTCCAGATCCACGGGGGCTACGGCTTTTTCGAGGAGTACGAGGTGGCCCGGCTCTACCGGGACGCCCGCATCCTCACCCTCTACGAGGGGACGAGCGAGATCCAGAAGCTGGTGATCGGGGCCCACCTGACGGGGATACGGGCCTTTGGCGGTCATGGGGAGGCTTGA
- a CDS encoding SDR family NAD(P)-dependent oxidoreductase, which yields MGRLEGKTLLVTGAAHGIGRAALELFASEGARLVAVDVEEEALAEGVARLEAEALAVPADVADPEGVERAFGEALEEFGVLHGVAHFAGIAHAALSWNLSLADWEQVMRVNLTGSFLVARRAGEVMREGSLVLTSSVAALGAFGLAHYAAGKAALLGLVRTLALELAPRGLRVNALVPGLIETRMTAGLRPWAREQEVEASPLKRAGRPEEVAQAALFLLSDESCFLTGQALFVDGGRSLVGPPGLPPGFGRR from the coding sequence ATGGGGAGGCTTGAGGGCAAAACCCTTCTGGTGACGGGAGCGGCCCACGGCATCGGCCGTGCAGCCCTGGAGCTTTTCGCCTCGGAGGGAGCCAGGCTGGTGGCAGTGGACGTGGAGGAGGAGGCCCTCGCCGAAGGGGTGGCCCGGCTGGAGGCCGAGGCCCTGGCGGTCCCCGCGGACGTGGCCGACCCCGAAGGGGTGGAAAGGGCCTTTGGGGAGGCCCTGGAGGAGTTCGGGGTGCTCCACGGGGTGGCCCACTTCGCCGGCATCGCCCACGCCGCCCTCTCCTGGAACCTATCCTTGGCTGACTGGGAGCAGGTTATGCGGGTCAACCTCACGGGAAGCTTCCTGGTGGCGAGGAGGGCAGGAGAGGTGATGAGGGAAGGAAGCCTGGTCCTCACCAGCTCGGTGGCCGCCCTGGGAGCCTTTGGCCTGGCCCACTACGCCGCAGGCAAGGCCGCCCTCCTGGGCCTGGTCCGCACCCTGGCCCTGGAGCTTGCCCCCAGGGGCCTCCGGGTAAACGCCCTGGTACCCGGCCTTATAGAGACACGCATGACCGCGGGGCTTCGCCCGTGGGCCCGGGAGCAGGAGGTGGAAGCCTCCCCCCTCAAGCGGGCGGGGAGGCCGGAGGAGGTGGCCCAAGCAGCCCTCTTCCTCCTCTCCGACGAAAGCTGCTTTCTCACGGGCCAGGCCCTCTTTGTGGACGGGGGTAGGTCCCTGGTGGGCCCTCCGGGGCTTCCCCCAGGGTTTGGCAGGAGGTGA
- a CDS encoding MaoC/PaaZ C-terminal domain-containing protein: protein MPMYFEDFAVGQRFTTAGRTVTEADVVNFAGVSGDYNPIHTDAEFAKDTPFGQRIAHGLLALAMLTGLRQRTGATDGTLIAWLEIRNYRFLKPVLIGDTIRGETEIVEKRETSKPDRGIVVQRVRVLNQREEVVQEGEFVTMIRRRPQGP, encoded by the coding sequence ATGCCCATGTACTTTGAGGACTTTGCGGTAGGGCAAAGGTTCACCACGGCAGGGCGCACGGTCACGGAGGCTGACGTGGTGAACTTCGCCGGGGTTTCCGGGGACTACAACCCCATCCACACCGACGCGGAGTTCGCCAAGGACACCCCCTTCGGCCAGCGCATCGCCCACGGGCTTCTGGCGCTGGCCATGCTCACCGGACTCCGCCAGCGTACCGGGGCCACGGACGGCACCCTCATCGCCTGGCTGGAGATCCGCAACTACCGCTTCCTCAAGCCCGTCCTCATCGGTGACACCATCCGCGGGGAGACGGAGATCGTGGAGAAGCGGGAGACCTCCAAGCCCGACCGGGGGATCGTGGTCCAGCGGGTGCGGGTCCTGAACCAGAGGGAGGAGGTGGTGCAGGAGGGGGAGTTCGTGACCATGATCCGGAGGCGGCCCCAAGGGCCATGA